The Spirochaetaceae bacterium genome includes the window GCCGGCCAGCGCCAGCCCCTTGCCGGGGTCCACCGGCGCCAGCAGGCGGACTGCGCCGGCGGCGAGCGGCGCCCCTTCCTCCGACCAGGTGCCGAACGGCGAGCCGTCGATGGGCTGAATCTCGTCCCCGGCGAGCAGGCCGTAGGAAACACTCTCGTCTTCACGGGCAAAGCGAACGAAGGTCACGCTGATTACTCCTCTTGTTGCTCTTGTTGCTCTTGTTGCGCGAGCATGTGGCGCAGCACCATGTGCAGGATGCCGCCGTGGCGGTAGTAGTCCACTTCGGTGTCGGTGTCAATGCGTACCCGTACCGGGAAGCGGGCCACCTCGGCGCCGTCGTCGCCGGTGGCGCGCACGTACAGGGTGGCGCGCGGGCGCAGGCCGTCGTCGAGCCCCTCGATCGAGAACAGCTCACGCCCGGTCAGCCCGAGACTGCCGGCGGACGCCCCGTCCAGGAACTCCAGCGGCAGCACGCCCATGCCGACCAGGTTGGAGCGGTGGATGCGCTCGAACGACTCCACGATCACCGCCCGAACGCCCAGCAGCAGCGGTCCCTTGGCGGCCCAGTCGCGGCTCGACCCGGAGCCGTACTCGCTGCCGCCGAACACCACCAGCGGTACCCGCTCGGAGCGATAGCGCACGGAGGCGTCGTAGATGGTCATCGGCTCGCCCGACGGCAGGTGCACGGTGTAGCCGCCCTCCCTGCCGCCGGCGAGGGCGTTCTTGAGGCGGATGTTGGCGAACGTGCCGCGCATCATCACTTCGTGGTTGCCGCGGCGGGCGCCGTAGGTGTTGAAGTCGATCCGCCCGACGCCGTGCTCGCGCAGGTAGCGCGCCGCCGGGCTGTCGGGCGCAATGGCGCCGGCCGGGGAGATGTGGTCGGTGGTGATCGAGTCGCCGAGCATGGCCAGGGCACGGGCGCCGGTGATCGGGGCGATGGCGGGCACCTCACGGGTGAGGTCTGCGAAGAACGGCGGTTCACGCACGTAGGTGGAGTCGGCGTCCCAGCCGTACAGTTCGGCGGCGGCGCCGCCGCCGGCCCCGATGGCGTTCCAGGCGTCGTTGCCGCCGAGCACGTTGCCGTAGCGCTCGCGGAACATCTCCGGCCGCACCGCGTCGGCCGTGGCGGCGTCGATCTCCGCCTCGGTGGGCCAGATGTCGCGCAGGTAGACCGGCGCGCCGTCACGGCCGCTGCCGACCGGCTCGCTGGTCAGGTCGCGGTCCACGGTGCCGGCGAGCGCGTAGGCGACCACCAGCGGCGGCGATGCGAGGAAGTTGGCCTTGACCTGGGCATGGATGCGGCCCTCGAAATTGCGGTTGCCGGACAGCACCGAGGCCACCACCAGGTCGCCGTCGTCGATCGCCGCCGACACCGGCTCCGGCAGGGGGCCGGAGTTGCCGATGCAGGTGGTGCAGCCATAGCCCACCAGGTCGAATCCGAGATCGGCGAGCGGTGCCAGCACGCCGGCACGGCGCAGGTAGTCGGTGACCACCGTGGAGCCGGGCGCCAGGCTGGTCTTGACCCAGGGCGGCACGGTGAGGCCGCGCTCGCGCGCCTTGCGTGCCAGGATGCCGGCGCCGAGCATCACCGACGGGTTGGAAGTATTGGTACAGGAGGTTATGGCCGCCACCACCACCGCGCCGTGCCCGATGGTGGAGCTGGAGCCATTATCGCGCACGGCGGCGGTGCGCGCCTGCTCGGCGGCGGACAGCGCGAAGCCGCGCTCGGCCTTGCCGGCGCCGAGGCTGGCGCGGAACTGGCGCGCCACCGCGGGCAGCACGACCCGGTCCTGCGGCCGCTTGGGGCCGGCCAGGGCGGGTTGGACGGACGCGATGTCCAACTCCAGCAACTCGGTGAATTCCGGTTCCGGGGCGCCGGCGGCGCGGAACAACCCCTGCGCCCTGCAATATGCCTCCACCAGGTTGCAGGCGGCCGCCGAGCGTCCCGACAGGCGCAGGTAGCGCAGCGTCTCCTCGTCGACCGGGAAGAACCCGATGGTGGCGCCGTATTCGGGGGCCATGTTGGCGATGGTGGCGCGGTCGGGCAGGCTCATCGAGGCCAGGCCGGGCCCGGTGAACTCGACGAACTTGCCCACCACGCCGTGCGTGCGCAGCATCTCCACCACCGCCAGGGTGACGTCGGTAGCGGTGGTGCCCGGCCGGCGGCTGCCGGTGAGGCGCACGCCGACCACGTCCGGCGCCAGCATGTCGTACGGCTGGCCGAGCAGGGCCGCCTCCGCCTCGATGCCTCCCACGCCCCAGCCGAGCACGCCGAGACCGTTTATCATGGTGGTGTGCGAATCGGTGCCCACCAGGGTATCGGGGTAGACCAGGGGCGCCGCACCGCCGGCAGCGTGCGGGTCGATCATTACCACGCTGGCCAGATACTCGAGGTTCACCTGGTGGACGATGCCGGTGGCCGGCGGCACCACCCGGAAGTTGGCGAACGCACTCTGTCCCCAGTGCAGGAACTCGAACCGCTCGCGATTGCGCCGGAACTCGATTGCCGCGTTACGCGACAGAGCATCCGCGGAACCGAAGTGGTCCACCTGTACGGAATGGTCGATGACCAGGTCCATCGGAGCCCGCGGATTGACCGCGGACGGGTCGCCGCCGAGCCGCGCCACGGCCGCGCGCATGGCGCCCAGATCGACCACCGCGGGGACGCCGGTCAGGTCCTGCATGATTACCCGTGCCGGCCGGTACGGCAGGCTCGGGCGCCGCTCGGCGCGCGGCTGCCAGGCGGCCAGCTCCCGCACCTGCCCGCCGGTCACGGCACCATCGCCGCAGCCGCGCAACAGCGATTCGAGCAGGATGCGCAGCGAGTACGGCAGCCGGTCCAGGTCGCCGGCACCGTGCGCTGCCAGCGCGGCGAGGCGGTAGTAGGTGTAGCGGTCGCGGTCGACGCGCAGTTCATCGCGCGCAGCAAAGGGATCTGCCATGATCGGCGGCGGTACCTCCGGTCCACAAAGTATGCGCCCGCACCGCCTACGTCCAGCCGCCCCGGGGCGCACGGCTCCGCGGCGGCGCACGGCCCGACGCCGGTCCGGGCTCCACCGCGCCGATACTAAAGGCGTGAAGACGATCGCCTTCGCAACGGTCGCGGCGCTGGCGGTGGCGGTGCTGAACGGGTGTACCACCGGCGACGTGCGGCATGCGCCGCCGTCCCTTGCGGGGCACTCGCTCAGCGAGCGCCAGCGGGCACTGGTGCGGTCGGCGCACGACCTGATCGGGGTGGATCGGCTGTACGTCGGCGGCACCGAGTACCGGGACGACTGCACCGGTGCGGTGCTGGCCGTGTACGCCGCGGCCGGCATCAACCTGGGCGCACGGTTCCACCAGTACCAGGGCAACGGCGTCGAGCGTCTCCATCGGATGATGCGCGATCACCACCTCTACTTCCGGGCCGCGCCCGACGCCCGCCCCGAGCCCGGCGACATCGTGTTCTTCGACAACACCTGGGACCGCAACGGCAACCGCCGCTGGGACGACGACCTCACCCACATGGGGCTGGTGGTGGCGGTGGACCGCGCCGGCACCATCAGCTACCTGCACAACCACGTCCGCCGCGGTGTC containing:
- the acnA gene encoding aconitate hydratase AcnA, producing the protein MADPFAARDELRVDRDRYTYYRLAALAAHGAGDLDRLPYSLRILLESLLRGCGDGAVTGGQVRELAAWQPRAERRPSLPYRPARVIMQDLTGVPAVVDLGAMRAAVARLGGDPSAVNPRAPMDLVIDHSVQVDHFGSADALSRNAAIEFRRNRERFEFLHWGQSAFANFRVVPPATGIVHQVNLEYLASVVMIDPHAAGGAAPLVYPDTLVGTDSHTTMINGLGVLGWGVGGIEAEAALLGQPYDMLAPDVVGVRLTGSRRPGTTATDVTLAVVEMLRTHGVVGKFVEFTGPGLASMSLPDRATIANMAPEYGATIGFFPVDEETLRYLRLSGRSAAACNLVEAYCRAQGLFRAAGAPEPEFTELLELDIASVQPALAGPKRPQDRVVLPAVARQFRASLGAGKAERGFALSAAEQARTAAVRDNGSSSTIGHGAVVVAAITSCTNTSNPSVMLGAGILARKARERGLTVPPWVKTSLAPGSTVVTDYLRRAGVLAPLADLGFDLVGYGCTTCIGNSGPLPEPVSAAIDDGDLVVASVLSGNRNFEGRIHAQVKANFLASPPLVVAYALAGTVDRDLTSEPVGSGRDGAPVYLRDIWPTEAEIDAATADAVRPEMFRERYGNVLGGNDAWNAIGAGGGAAAELYGWDADSTYVREPPFFADLTREVPAIAPITGARALAMLGDSITTDHISPAGAIAPDSPAARYLREHGVGRIDFNTYGARRGNHEVMMRGTFANIRLKNALAGGREGGYTVHLPSGEPMTIYDASVRYRSERVPLVVFGGSEYGSGSSRDWAAKGPLLLGVRAVIVESFERIHRSNLVGMGVLPLEFLDGASAGSLGLTGRELFSIEGLDDGLRPRATLYVRATGDDGAEVARFPVRVRIDTDTEVDYYRHGGILHMVLRHMLAQQEQQEQQEE
- a CDS encoding NlpC/P60 family protein produces the protein MKTIAFATVAALAVAVLNGCTTGDVRHAPPSLAGHSLSERQRALVRSAHDLIGVDRLYVGGTEYRDDCTGAVLAVYAAAGINLGARFHQYQGNGVERLHRMMRDHHLYFRAAPDARPEPGDIVFFDNTWDRNGNRRWDDDLTHMGLVVAVDRAGTISYLHNHVRRGVIIEQLNLRHPDARRLNAPMRLRGSPRDGSGRWLASHLVRGFGSAYRLPT